A section of the Pochonia chlamydosporia 170 chromosome 2, whole genome shotgun sequence genome encodes:
- a CDS encoding CCCH zinc finger and SMR domain-containing protein (similar to Coccidioides immitis RS XP_001246861.1), producing MVSDEHYDLCLPILQDTTLEDEDKTDRLEELLKKETNLTGSSLDNVILDAMWRFREGGGSSASPPPIRSSILRRPSPASWRGSPTPLSGSPRLAVSPLAPPGFIPSTFQRAKSSTASPFSSPRASPRLALATPVVIPHSPNLNAYEFASDSTPATEILGDYQSENVEWLVNDDTASVSSSVGTSSILNAAAPEFSSMSSQQLDMSPYDMLRSILGQTRTDEEIEAALASHGYDLSATIASIMESQSQDGGMPPNSLDEPKSVLIGKSISSDGRPVTPNNQSKAGVICKFYMSTGQCLRADCRFSHDLSNHLCKYWIMGNCLAGDTCVFSHDPSRFMNKLSLDEPGSAGRGQGNISLQDLNTFPALQQGSSENLNNFGGAGASLIAAGLNPPQGPRNFHGSESPRLRSRPGSRHQAKDMTSPAPAIDDNEAFPSLGSASAKQGKKHHGKRGGHGHHKDIIPSSLADIVKMTPSPTPGSPRLESRRLGNGNSAANRHGENSAAAQAITSPKHIPWLETGDRANKAYLKARQEAIKHGGLRNKFLQSAAQAWNRNDARAAKALSLRGQSENDLMRKAHREAARELYEHRNKNMSNAAEIYVDLHGLHPEEAVEYLEKILMDNSKESRPVYAITGTGHHSKNGKDKVGRAIRNFLNEWRYAYREFSVPGDRNSMGGILGIDARSWDKTLAREGASGPDEKEEVDILSQGVEIGDGKVRLLVRDPPKGPSGRR from the exons ATGGTATCGGACGAACATTACGATTTGTGCCTGCCTATCTTGCAGGACACCACcttggaagatgaggacAAGACAGATAGACTGGAGGAGCTCCTAAAAAAGGAGACCAACCTGACAGGCTCCTCCCTGGACAATGTTATTCTCGATGCAATGTGGAGGTTTCGAGAAGGGGGAGGCTCGTCAGCTTCTCCTCCGCCTATACGATCGTCCATCTTGCGACGACCGTCTCCAGCGTCATGGCGTGGTTCTCCGACACCATTGTCCGGCTCTCCAAGACTTGCCGTGAGCCCCCTTGCTCCTCCGGGCTTCATTCCTTCGACTTTCCAAAGAGCCAAGTCGTCCACCGCGTCTCCCTTCTCGTCACCCCGAGCATCCCCACGTCTGGCCCTGGCGACGCCAGTTGTCATCCCCCACAGTCCGAACCTGAACGCGTACGAATTCGCGAGCGACTCGACCCCGGCAACCGAGATTCTGGGAGATTACCAGTCCGAGAATGTGGAATGGTTGGTGAACGACGACACTGCAAGCGTGTCATCTTCCGTGGGCACATCTAGCATCCTGAATGCCGCCGCCCCCGAGTTttcgtccatgtcgtcacAACAGCTTGATATGTCTCCCTACGATATGCTACGATCGATATTGGGCCAAACCAGAACGGACGAGGAAATCGAGGCAGCGCTGGCTTCGCACGGCTACGATTTGAGTGCCACAATTGCATCCATTATGGAAAGCCAGAGTCAAGACGGCGGCATGCCCCCCAACAGCTTGGATGAACCTAAGAGTGTTTTGATTGGCAAATCGATTTCCTCGGATGGTCGCCCAGTAACGCCGAACAACCAATCCAAAGCTGGTGTAATTTGCAAGTTTTACATGTCCACGGGCCAGTGCCTACGAGCCGACTGTCGATTCAGTCACGACTTGAGCAACCACCTTTGCAA ATACTGGATTATGGGCAATTGTCTCGCTGGCGACACTTGCGTATTTTCTCATGACCCCTCAAGGTTTATGAACAAACTATCTCTGGATGAGCCTGGGAGTGCAGGGCGAGGGCAGGGTAACATTTCTCTTCAAGATTTAAATACCTTTCCTGCACTGCAGCAAGGAAGTTCAGAGAACTTGAACAATTTTGGTGGCGCTGGTGCCAGCCTGATAGCCGCTGGCTTAAATCCCCCTCAGGGGCCAAGAAACTTCCACGGCTCTGAGAGTCCGCGTCTGCGCTCGAGACCTGGTAGTCGGCACCAGGCCAAGGATATGACTTCCCCAGCTCCAGCTATTGATGACAACGAGGCTTTCCCATCTCTCGGCTCCGCGTCGGCGAAACAGGGCAAGAAGCATCATGGTAAACGAGGCGGCCATGGACACCATAAGGACATTATTCCAAGCTCCCTGGCGGATATTGTCAAAATGACCCCTTCGCCCACTCCAGGATCACCACGACTTGAGTCTAGGAGGCTCGGCAACGGCAACTCTGCTGCCAACAGGCATGGTGAAAATAGTGCGGCAGCCCAGGCCATAACGAGTCCGAAGCACATCCCGTGGTTAGAGACCGGGGATAGGGCAAATAAGGCGTATCTCAAGGCTCGCCAGGAGGCCATCAAGCACGGTGGCCTCCGCAATAAATTTCTGCAGAG TGCGGCTCAAGCTTGGAATCGAAATGATGCCAGAGCAGCCAAGGCTCTTAGCCTCCGTGGCCAAAGCGAAAACGACCTAATGCGAAAAGCACATAGAGAGGCAGCACGGGAACTTTACGAACATCGCAATAAAAACATGAGCAACGCAGCTGAAATTTACGTAGATCTCCACGGGCTTCACCCAGAGGAAGCGGTAGAGTACTTAGAGAAGATCCTCATGGATAATAGCAAAGAATCGCGGCCCGTGTACGCCATCACTGGCACGGGGCATCACAGCAAGAACGGTAAAGACAAGGTTGGCAGGGCGATCCGCAATTTCCTCAACGAATGGCGGTACGCATATCGCGAGTTCTCTGTTCCGGGCGATAGAAACAGCATGGGTggcattcttggcattgacgCTCGTAGCTGGGACAAGACCCTTGCGAGGGAAGGGGCATCGGGGCCGGACGAGAAGGAAGAGGTTGATATCCTGAGTCAAGGTGTAGagattggcgatggcaaagtcCGGCTGTTGGTGAGAGACCCTCCAAAGGGACCTAGTGGTCGGCGGTGA
- a CDS encoding eukaryotic initiation factor 4A (similar to Aspergillus terreus NIH2624 XP_001209019.1), with amino-acid sequence MATDKGLEDVPEGQIESNYDETVDSFDDMNLKAELLRGVYAYGFERPSAIQQRAIMPVIKGHDVIAQAQSGTGKTATFSISVLQKIDPTVKQCQALILAPTRELAQQIQKVVVAIGDFMNVECHACIGGTSVREDMKALQDGPQVVVGTPGRVHDMIQRRFLKTDAMKMFVLDEADEMLSRGFTDQIYDIFQLLPQSTQVVLLSATMPQDVLEVTTRFMRDPVRILVKKDELTLEGIKQFYIAVEKEEWKLDTLSDLYETVTITQAVIFCNTRRKVDWLTDKLTSRDFTVSAMHGDMDQAQRDLIMKEFRSGSSRVLIATDLLARGIDVQQVSLVINYDLPANRENYIHRIGRGGRFGRKGVAINFVTAEDVRMMREIEQFYSTQIEEMPMNVADLI; translated from the exons ATGGCTACCGACAAGGGACTCGAGGATGTCCCCGAGG GACAGATCGAGTCCAACTACGATGAGACCGTCGACTCCTTCGATGACATGAATCTCAAGGCTGAGCTCCTCCGAGGTG TCTATGCCTACGGTTTCGAGCGACCCTCTGCTATCCAGCAGCGCGCCATCATGCCCGTCATCAAGGGTCACGATGTCATTGCCCAGGCCCAGTCTGGTACTGGCAAGACGGCTACTTTCTCCATTTCCGTTCTTCAGAAGATTGACCCCACGGTCAAGCAGTGCCAGGCTCTTATCCTGGCCCCCACCCGTGAGCTGGCTCAGCAGATTCAGAAGGTCGTCGTCGCTATTGGCGACTTCATGAACGTTGAGTGCCACGCTTGCATTGGCGGTACCAGCGTCCGCGAGGACATGAAGGCCCTTCAGGATGGTCCTCAGGTCGTCGTCGGCACCCCTGGCCGTGTCCACGACATGATCCAGCGCCGCTTCCTCAAGACTGACGCCATGAAGATGTTCGTCCTCGATGAGGCTGACGAAATGCTGTCCCGTGGTTTCACCGACCAGATCTACGACATCTTCCAGCTGCTTCCCCAGTCCACCCAGGTCGTCCTCCTGTCCGCCACCATGCCCCAGGACGTGCTCGAGGTTACCACCCGATTCATGCGCGACCCTGTCCGTATTCTcgtcaagaaggacgagCTTACCCTGGAAGGTATCAAGCAGTTCTACATTGCCGTTGAGAAGGAGGAGTGGAAGCTTGACACCCTCTCCGATCTGTACGAGACTGTCACCATTACCCAGgccgtcatcttctgcaaCACCCGCAGAAAGGTCGACTGGCTCACCGACAAGCTCACCAGCCGTGACTTCACCGTCTCCGCCATGCAcggcgacatggaccaggCTCAGCGTGATCTGATTATGAAGGAGTTCCGATCCGGTTCTTCTCGTGTCTTGATTGCCACTGACTTGCTGGCCCGTGGTATCGATGTCCAGCAGGTCTCCCTGGTCATCAACTACGATCTCCCTGCCAACCGTGAGAACTACATCCACCGTATCGGTCGTGGTGGCCGATTCGGCCGAAAGGGTGTCGCCATCAACTTCGTCACTGCCGAGGATGTCCGCATGATGCGTGAGATTGAGCAGTTCTACAGCACCCAGATTGAGGAAATGCCCATGAACGTTGCTGACCTCATCTAA
- a CDS encoding dipeptidyl peptidase III (similar to Coccidioides immitis RS XP_001244760.1), whose protein sequence is MAVHQVQVFQLGIETQFNRLTDREKRYAHHMARAAWLGTRVILRQVSPESCSIFDFIIELHRTCSGNWHSLIGPDVSGDDVQHFLTYAATFLSNIGNYYGSGDQKFIPAVNDTVLKKLADRSSVLGDLYKEISKSIAVRPPFNLGFPSETAQSSYYPGNTMSESDALMVSTILEQNRIFPENTRLQKSEDGTGFEVLIASVEHGDLTQFSLPNREGHVTLLKGDHSSNLQRVCDELTEASKHSANDLQKEVLRAYGESFRTGSLDTYRQSQRLWVQDKAPRVENIFGFVEPYRDPLGIRAEFEAVVAIADDSETRLLAKLVDNSAKFIRRLPWATPENDGKGPFEKSLFEPPDFSSIHALAYCSSIIFPGINLPNYNDIRQEDGFKNVIIANRMAVESQAEQYPFIEDSEAKQFKKRKFPAYYWWVVLHELFGHGTGRMMVESVDGTFNFDVKNPPVNPLTGNPISSWYKPGQTWTGQFGDLATTVDECRAELVGAYLMDDPELLEMLGFTETSDICATDLTYNLYLQLGVDGLRGLSNYNVQSAKWGQAHSRAHFAMLKCLLLDGGGVMTITHNKPKHSLTVRVDRSKIQTHGKPALEKMLLHLHMFRCTADVEGCRTYYEKLSAVEGEYIDWRETVLANKPPSLVFVQANTFLDGDNVMLKEYEPTIEGVITSWAERKV, encoded by the exons ATGGCGGTgcatcaagtccaagtctTTCAGCTCGGCATCGAGACACAGTTTAACCGCCTCACGGACAGAGAGAAACGATATGCACATCACATGGCTCG AGCTGCATGGCTTGGAACAAGGGTCATTCTCCGACAAGTTTCTCCGGAATCATGTTCAATCTTCGATTTCATCATCGAACTCCATCGCACATGTTCTGGCAACTGGCATTCGCTCATTGGACCAGACGTTTCGGGAGATGATGTCCAGCACTTCCTGACCTACGCGGCTACCTTTCTCTCCAACATCGGCAACTACTAT GGCTCCGGTGATCAAAAGTTTATCCCTGCAGTGAACGATACAGTTCTCAAGAAGTTGGCAGACAGATCATCAGTGTTGGGGGACTTGTATAAGGAAATATCCAAGTCCATCGCAGTCAGACCACCGTTCAACCTTGGTTTTCCAAGCGAGACTGCTCAAAGCAGCTACTATCCTGGAAATACGATGAGTGAATCTGACGCACTCATGGTGTCCACGATTCTTGAGCAAAACCGTATATTTCCTGAGAATACCAGGCTTCAGAAGTCTGAAGATGGTACTGGATTTGAGGTCCTCATTGCGTCAGTTGAACACGGAGACTTGACGCAATTCTCTCTCCCGAATCGCGAAGGGCATGTGACACTTTTAAAAGGAGATCACTCATCCAACCTCCAACGTGTTTGCGACGAGTTGACGGAAGCGTCCAAACACTCAGCCAACGATCTGCAAAAAGAAGTCCTTCGTGCCTACGGTGAGAGTTTCCGGACTGGCAGTCTGGACACATACCGCCAGTCCCAGCGGCTATGGGTTCAAGACAAAGCTCCTAGGGTAGAAAACATCTTCGGCTTCGTTGAACCATATCGCGATCCACTCGGAATTCGAGCAGAGTTTGAAGCTGTCGTGGCCATTGCTGATGACTCAGAGACTAGGCTTCTGGCCAAACTAGTTGACAACTCGGCAAAGTTCATCCGGCGGCTGCCTTGGGCTACACCAGAAAATGATGGAAAAGGTCCATTTGAGAAGAGTCTATTTGAGCCGCCCGACTTTTCGAGCATTCACG CTCTCGCATATTGCTCAAGCATCATATTTCCGGGAATCAATTTGCCAAAT TACAATGATATTCGGCAAGAGGATGGATTCAAAAATGTCATCATTGCTAATAGGATGGCAGTTGAGAGCCAAGCGGAGCAGTATCCATTCATTGAAGATTCCGAGGCTAAACAGTTTAAGAAGCGCAAATTCCCGGCTTACTACTGGTGGGTTGTGCTCCATGAActctttggccatggcacagGGAGAATGATGGTTGAAAGTGTTGACGGAACTTTCAACTTTGATGTTAAGAATCCCCCTGTTAACCCTCTCACCGGAAATCCCATATCAAGCTGGTACAAGCCTGGTCAGACTTGGACTGGTCAGTTTGGGGACCTGGCAACTACGGTTGACGAGTGTAGAGCCGAACTCGTTGGAGCGTATTTAATGGATGACCCGGAGCTTCTTGAAATGCTTGGCTTCACGGAAACGTCCGACATTTGTGCCACTGACT TGACGTATAATTTGTATCTTCAGTTGGGAGTTGACGGTTTGCGTGGTCTCTCCAACTATAATGTGCAAAGTGCA AAATGGGGCCAGGCACACAGTCGG GCTCACTTTGCCATGCTAAAGTGCCTGCTTCTTGACGGTGGCGGCGTCATGACCATCACGCACAATAAGCCCAAACATAGTCTGACAGTTCGCGTGGATCGTTCTAAGATTCAGACACATGGGAAGCCCGCCTTGGAAAAGATGCTTTTACACTTGCATATGTTTCGATGCACAGCAGACGTTGAAGGCTGTCGAACGTATTACGAGAAGTTATCAGCTGTGGAAGGGGAGTACATCGACTGGCGAGAGACTGTCCTTGCGAATAAGCCACCTTCACTTGTCTTTGTACAGGCCAACACGTTTCTTGATGGGGACAACGTCATGTTGAAGGAATATGAGCCGACGATTGAAGGCGTTATTACAAGCTGGGCAGAGCGGAAAGTTTGA
- a CDS encoding F-box and JmjC domain-containing protein (similar to Neosartorya fischeri NRRL 181 XP_001263623.1), with protein sequence MPSAILHHQTNGIANQSHAIAESIPEIDPAVTQDDQSDSIPTHSLGVKPSGNSFLSNGPNAKASSGTWRFLPDEMLMLILELADAKSLLSLGSTCKFLYAFCHADELWKALFLQLSPEASRSLHWFGSWRSTYLALSKDKEAAVDCGNVFSDVLHRPFACSNIVLSNVVKNIPKSNQIRRMENLTYEQYADRWTEQPFILTKCIRDWPVCCKWTIDGLLKAYANVEFRAEAVDWTMERYCTYMKNNKDESPLYLFDRKFAEKMGITVGRENGGAYWKPDCFGPDLFEVLGDERPAHRWLIIGPERSGSTFHKDPNGTSAWNAVVQGSKYWIMFPPTAQVPGVYVSEDSSEVTSPLSIAEWLLTFHEEARQLPECVEGICNTGEILHVPSGWWHLVVNLENGIALTQNFVPQSPSLNLLSEVLLFMRDKAEQVSGFDPNVAQPFELFTERLGQKYPALLEKALDLADKKSGKKRKWDTAIGKETEEEGSGGGFSFGFGGDDDDEIP encoded by the exons ATGCCTTCGGCAATcttgcaccaccaaaccaacgGCATCGCCAATCAATCACATGCAATTGCTGAGTCAATACCAGAGATTGATCCTGCTGTCACCCAAGATGACCAGAGTGACTCTATCCCCACACACTCGCTTGGGGTGAAACCTTCAGGCAATAGCTTCCTGTCCAATGGCCCAAATGCAAAGGCAAGCAGTGGAACATGGCGGTTTTTGCCAGATGAGATGCTCATGTTAATACTGGAGCTAGCAGATGCAAAGTCATTGCTAAGCCTTGGTTCCACGTGCAAGTTTTTATATGCTTTTTGCCACGCAGATGAACTTTGGAAAGCCTTGTTTCTGCA GTTATCACCAGAGGCTAGTCGTTCTCTCCACTGGTTTGGTTCATGGAGGTCAACTTACTTGGCATTATCCAAGGACAAAGAAGCTGCAGTAGACTGCGGAAATGTCTTTTCTGATGTTCTACACAGGCCATTTGCCTGTAGCAACATCGTACTATCGAACGTTGTGAAAAACATTCCCAAGTCGAATCAGATTCGGCGGATGGAGAATCTGACATATGAGCAATACGCAGATCGTTGGACAGAGCAGCCTTTTATTCTCACCAAGTGCATTCGGGATTGGCCAGTGTGTTGCAAGTGGACCATTGACGGACTGCTTAAAGCCTACGCCAATGTTGAGTTCCGCGCAGAAGCAGTCGATTGGACAATGGAGCGATACTGCACTTACATGAAGAACAATAAGGATGAAAGTCCGCTGTATCTGTTTGATCGCAAGTTTGCAGAAAAGATGGGCATCACTGTTGGCCGTGAAAACGGCGGAGCATATTGGAAGCCCGACTGCTTCGGTCCCGACTTGTTTGAGGTCCTCGGAGACGAACGGCCTGCTCACCGATGGCTCATCATCGGCCCGGAGCGAAGTGGCTCGACGTTCCACAAAGACCCCAACGGCACGAGTGCTTGGAACGCAGTCGTTCAGGGTTCAAAGTACTGGATCATGTTCCCACCAACGGCTCAAGTTCCTGGTGTGTATGTGTCGGAAGACAGCAGCGAGGTTACAAGTCCGCTTAGCATTGCAGAGTGGCTTCTGACTTTCCACGAGGAGGCAAGACAACTCCCCGAGTGTGTCGAGGGCATCTGCAATACAGGAGAGATTCTGCATGTTCCAAGTGGGTGGTGGCACCTTGTTGTCAAccttgagaatggcattgCCTTGACGCAGAACTTTGTTCCCCAGTCTCCGAGCCTCAACCTCTTGTCTGAGGTGTTGTTGTTTATGCGAGACAAGGCGGAGCAGGTTTCTGGTTTCGACCCCAACGTCGCACAGCCATTCGAGCTGTTCACAGAAAGATTGGGACAAAAGTATCCGGCTCTCCTGGAGAAGGCGCTTGACCTAGCAGACAAGAAGAGTGGCAAGAAACGAAAATGGGACACAGCGATCGGCAAAGAAACAGAAGAGGAGGGATCAGGAGGAGGCTTCAGCTTTGGGTTCGGGggagacgacgatgacgagattCCTTGA
- a CDS encoding aquaporin-like protein (similar to Metarhizium robertsii ARSEF 23 XP_007821894.1) — protein sequence MSKSQPPASTIPPQTQDGIHEKPPIDKGMSVASFDGSFAPLVRPTVRRTIPWYKDREYFLGGWTNPSIWKAAVVEAVATSCLVYVSLLTAATLFSYNTPQLGAYIGISNVVLLSIFIYATSPASGGHMNPMITFSAVLAGICPVSRGVLYLCAQTLGASLAGGVLTGVWGQEKAAAIHGGGCFFSPAITTPGQVFLNETFASFAILYLAYGVGLDPRQAVFFGPRLGPLLVGASLGLLTFASSGIAEGYGGAQMNPARCFAAGIVRKDMSYQWIWWFGPAAASVLLALFYNAIPPHHNEDEKLKQECRSQSAV from the exons ATGAGTAAATCACAGCCTCCCGCCTCAACAATCCCCCCCCAAACCCAAGATGGCATCCACGAAAAGCCCCCCATCGACAAAGGCATGAGCGTCGCCTCCTTCGACGGCTCCTTCGCGCCGCTCGTCCGCCCAACTGTCCGCCGCACCATACCATGGTACAAAGACCGGGAATACTTCCTCGGCGGGTGGACCAACCCTTCTATCTGGAAAGCTGCC GTCGTCGAAGCAGTCGCCACTTCATGCCTCGTATACGTCTCTCTCCTCACAGCCGCCACGCTATTCAGCTACAACACCCCCCAACTAGGCGCCTACATCGGAATATCCAACGTcgtcctcctctccatcttcatctacGCCACTAGTCCCGCCTCAGGAGGACACATGAATCCCATGATTACCTTTTCCGCCGTGCTAGCCGGTATATGTCCCGTGTCAAGAG GTGTTTTGTATCTTTGCGCACAAACGCTAGGGGCATCATTAGCAGGCGGCGTCCTAACCGGTGTTTGGGGCCAAGAAAAAGCGGCCGC CATCCACGGCGgaggctgcttcttctcgcccgcCATAACCACCCCCGGACAAGTCTTCCTCAACGAAACATTCGCCTCCTTTGCCATTCTCTATCTGGCGTACGGAGTGGGCCTCGACCCCCGACAGGCCGTGTTCTTTGGACCAAGGCTCGGGCCCTTGTTAGTTGGTGCTTCGCTCGGTCTTTTGACGTTTGCGAGTAGTGGTATTGCGGAGGGCTATGGAGGCGCGCAGATGAATCCTGCGAGATGTTTTGCTGCTGGGATAGTGAGGAAGGACATGTCTT ATCAATGGATATGGTGGTTTGGTCCGGCTGCTGCGTCCGTATTGTTGGCTCTATTTTACAATGCCATTCCGCCGCATCATAATGAGGATGAAAAGCTGAAACAGGAGTGCCGGTCGCAGTCTGCTGTGTAA